One segment of Elusimicrobiota bacterium DNA contains the following:
- the nuoK gene encoding NADH-quinone oxidoreductase subunit NuoK: MTLAHYLAVSAVLFLTGLFGALTRRNVIGILMGIELMFNAANLNLAAFNRFLHPGGVTGSAVAVFIIAVAAAEIVVGLALVLAIYRDRGTIYTEDIGLLKG, encoded by the coding sequence ATGACCCTCGCGCATTACCTCGCCGTCAGCGCCGTCCTCTTCCTCACCGGGCTCTTCGGCGCCCTCACGCGCCGCAACGTCATCGGCATCCTCATGGGCATCGAGCTCATGTTCAACGCCGCGAACCTCAACCTCGCGGCCTTCAACCGCTTCCTGCACCCGGGCGGCGTCACGGGCTCCGCCGTCGCCGTCTTCATCATCGCCGTCGCTGCCGCCGAAATCGTCGTCGGGCTCGCGCTCGTCCTGGCGATCTACCGCGACCGCGGCACCATCTACACCGAGGACATCGGACTCCTGAAGGGATGA
- a CDS encoding NADH-quinone oxidoreductase subunit J yields the protein MSTIVFFTLSAVVLLSALGVVLLRNTLHSALLLGLCLAGVGGLYATLGADFLFGSQLLVYVGGIAVLMLFVVMLAGRASELRLRQVNDQWLAALLICGVTFWGMQRYIDAFAVVRATTPAQATTAPIGRLMLDRLALPFELISIILVAALVGAVVFSRPKAGRGS from the coding sequence ATGAGCACCATCGTGTTCTTCACCCTCTCCGCCGTCGTGCTCCTCTCGGCGCTCGGAGTCGTCCTCCTGCGCAACACCCTGCACTCGGCCCTGCTCCTCGGGCTCTGCCTCGCCGGCGTCGGCGGCCTCTACGCGACGCTCGGCGCGGACTTCCTCTTCGGCAGCCAGCTCCTCGTCTACGTGGGCGGCATCGCCGTCCTCATGCTCTTCGTCGTGATGCTCGCCGGCCGCGCCTCCGAGCTGCGCCTGCGCCAGGTCAACGACCAGTGGCTCGCCGCGCTGCTCATCTGTGGAGTGACCTTCTGGGGCATGCAGCGCTACATCGACGCCTTCGCCGTCGTGCGCGCGACGACGCCCGCGCAGGCCACGACCGCGCCGATCGGACGCCTGATGCTCGACCGCCTCGCCCTCCCTTTCGAGCTGATCTCGATCATCCTCGTCGCCGCCCTGGTGGGCGCCGTCGTCTTCTCAAGACCGAAGGCCGGGAGGGGTTCATGA
- the nuoH gene encoding NADH-quinone oxidoreductase subunit NuoH, translated as MSDKPAESAPKPPVPLPEPVFAEGRWTLLRDRSWPTDLWPEPWSLPRYRNGAMMLAGLCAAALAFVLIVGELSPWADLAYGKLMLWMATYGLPPLAVLSFWGLLKLCTLIGVFIAAPVVIVWWERKISAHIQSRFGPMTTGGFHGWLQTAADGLKLLLKENITPRSADPLVHLLAPAVALVPALVSYAPVSFGKELCAADIDIGTLYIFAMAGISIVGIMMAGWSSGNKFSLLGGLRSAAQLVSYELPRTFSIVPVLMFAGSLNLTQIAAAQGDYWLGFFPRWYVFYPVVGQIAFVTFFIASIAETNRTPFDIPEAESELVSGFHTEYSGIKFSLFFMAEYGYMLLSCFLMVSFFFGGGAAPLPFLRVIPSWAWFLGKSIVLIFCFLWFRWTFPRMRVDRLMDFNWKFLLPWTFANIAFAGLYLLF; from the coding sequence GTGAGCGACAAGCCCGCCGAGAGCGCCCCGAAGCCCCCGGTCCCGCTCCCCGAGCCCGTCTTCGCCGAGGGCCGCTGGACGCTCCTGCGCGACCGCTCCTGGCCCACCGACCTCTGGCCCGAGCCCTGGTCCCTGCCGCGCTACCGCAACGGAGCGATGATGCTCGCCGGCCTGTGCGCCGCGGCCCTCGCCTTCGTCCTCATCGTCGGGGAGCTCTCTCCCTGGGCCGACCTCGCGTACGGGAAGCTGATGCTCTGGATGGCGACCTACGGCCTCCCGCCGCTCGCCGTGCTCTCCTTCTGGGGCCTGCTGAAGCTGTGCACCCTCATCGGCGTCTTCATCGCCGCCCCCGTCGTCATCGTCTGGTGGGAGCGCAAGATCTCGGCCCACATCCAGTCCCGCTTCGGCCCGATGACGACCGGCGGCTTCCACGGCTGGCTTCAGACGGCCGCCGACGGCCTCAAGCTCCTCCTCAAGGAGAACATCACCCCGCGCAGCGCCGACCCGCTCGTGCACCTGCTCGCCCCGGCCGTCGCCCTTGTGCCGGCCCTCGTCTCCTACGCGCCGGTCTCCTTCGGCAAGGAGCTCTGCGCCGCCGACATCGACATCGGCACCCTCTACATCTTCGCGATGGCCGGCATCTCGATCGTCGGCATCATGATGGCCGGCTGGAGCTCCGGCAACAAGTTCTCGCTGCTCGGCGGCCTGCGTTCGGCGGCCCAGCTCGTGAGCTACGAGCTGCCCCGCACCTTCTCCATCGTCCCGGTCCTCATGTTCGCCGGCTCGCTGAACCTGACCCAGATCGCCGCCGCGCAGGGCGACTACTGGCTGGGCTTCTTCCCGCGCTGGTACGTCTTCTACCCCGTCGTCGGCCAGATCGCCTTCGTCACCTTCTTCATCGCGTCCATCGCCGAGACCAACCGCACGCCCTTCGACATCCCCGAGGCGGAGTCGGAGCTCGTCAGCGGCTTCCACACCGAGTACTCCGGCATCAAGTTCTCGCTCTTCTTCATGGCCGAGTACGGCTACATGCTCCTCTCCTGCTTCCTCATGGTGAGCTTCTTCTTCGGCGGGGGGGCCGCGCCGCTGCCCTTCCTGCGCGTCATCCCCAGCTGGGCCTGGTTCCTCGGCAAGAGCATCGTCCTGATCTTCTGCTTCCTCTGGTTCCGCTGGACCTTCCCGCGCATGCGCGTCGACCGCCTCATGGACTTCAACTGGAAGTTCCTGCTCCCCTGGACCTTCGCCAACATCGCCTTCGCGGGGCTCTACCTCCTCTTCTGA
- a CDS encoding NADH-quinone oxidoreductase subunit B family protein, whose amino-acid sequence MGVVLEKFPAVCGVLPGGSGILTTADAVINWSRKSSIWPVTFGLACCAIEMMAAYATRFDFDRLGVMPRPSPRQADLMIVAGTVSKKMADPIIQVYRQMPEPRFVISMGSCANCGGPYHDSYAVVKGVDKILPVDVYIAGCPPRPEALYYAVLKLQEKIERMKLQRTAGASVQQERGSRDIGA is encoded by the coding sequence ATGGGCGTGGTCCTCGAGAAGTTCCCGGCGGTCTGCGGAGTCCTCCCCGGAGGCAGCGGCATCCTGACCACGGCCGACGCGGTGATCAACTGGTCCCGCAAGTCCTCGATCTGGCCGGTGACCTTCGGGCTCGCCTGTTGCGCCATCGAGATGATGGCCGCCTACGCCACCCGCTTCGATTTCGACCGTCTCGGCGTCATGCCGCGGCCGAGCCCGCGCCAGGCCGACCTCATGATCGTCGCCGGGACCGTCTCCAAGAAGATGGCCGACCCGATCATCCAGGTCTACCGACAGATGCCCGAGCCCCGCTTCGTCATCTCCATGGGCTCCTGCGCGAACTGCGGCGGACCCTACCACGATTCCTACGCCGTCGTGAAGGGCGTCGACAAGATCCTCCCCGTCGACGTCTACATCGCCGGCTGCCCGCCGCGTCCCGAAGCGCTCTACTACGCGGTGCTCAAGCTCCAGGAGAAGATCGAGCGCATGAAGCTGCAGCGCACGGCCGGCGCGTCCGTCCAGCAGGAGCGCGGCAGCAGGGACATCGGCGCATGA
- a CDS encoding SAM-dependent methyltransferase, which produces MGTFRDFVEAALYDPVDGFYARRRPTEDFYTAPELHPAFAVAMADELVERLARTAARRPGEALFVVEMGCGKGTLARQILRTLRERHPSVHAGTVYVLVERVEKVLLEAVASLRGEAARLLAYQRLSDVPAVSGVFLSNELVDALPFHVLEKRDGRVLELYAERGEDGWSGRLAEPSCPELARAAERLQDELPEGGRHAVRPEARRWMGEVASRLKDGAVVTVDYGERGGLHAPRFFHRHATGTDVFARVGEQDLTASVDFSELEEEGRLHGLETARYGGLGRWLLDRGTLERLPVGDDAAAYAERNRIKTLLLPGGMGEAFKVLIQEPVREISRLPVARYSERAETRGARDA; this is translated from the coding sequence ATGGGCACCTTCCGCGACTTCGTGGAAGCGGCGCTCTACGACCCCGTCGACGGGTTCTACGCGCGCCGCCGCCCCACCGAAGACTTCTACACCGCGCCGGAGCTCCACCCGGCCTTCGCCGTCGCGATGGCCGACGAGCTCGTCGAGCGTCTCGCCCGGACCGCCGCGCGGCGGCCCGGCGAGGCGCTGTTCGTGGTGGAGATGGGCTGCGGGAAGGGGACCCTCGCCCGGCAGATCCTGCGCACCCTGCGCGAGCGCCATCCGAGCGTCCATGCCGGCACGGTCTACGTCCTCGTCGAGCGCGTCGAGAAGGTCCTCCTCGAGGCCGTCGCGTCCCTGCGCGGGGAGGCGGCCCGCCTGCTCGCCTATCAGCGCCTCTCGGACGTCCCCGCCGTCAGCGGCGTCTTCCTCTCCAACGAGCTCGTCGACGCCCTGCCCTTCCACGTCCTCGAGAAGCGCGACGGGCGCGTGCTCGAGCTCTACGCCGAGCGCGGCGAGGACGGCTGGAGCGGGCGCCTCGCCGAGCCCTCGTGCCCGGAGCTCGCGCGCGCAGCCGAGCGTCTGCAGGACGAGCTCCCGGAGGGGGGACGCCACGCCGTCCGTCCCGAGGCCCGCCGCTGGATGGGGGAGGTCGCCTCCCGCCTCAAGGACGGCGCGGTGGTGACCGTCGACTACGGCGAGCGCGGCGGGCTGCACGCACCCCGCTTCTTCCATCGCCACGCCACCGGCACGGACGTCTTCGCCCGGGTCGGAGAACAGGACCTCACCGCCTCCGTCGATTTCTCCGAGCTCGAGGAGGAGGGCCGCCTCCACGGCCTCGAGACCGCCCGCTACGGCGGCCTCGGCCGCTGGCTCCTCGACCGCGGAACGCTCGAGCGCCTGCCCGTCGGCGACGACGCGGCCGCCTACGCCGAGCGCAACCGCATCAAGACGCTCCTCCTCCCCGGCGGGATGGGCGAGGCCTTCAAGGTCCTCATACAGGAGCCTGTCCGAGAAATATCGCGCCTGCCGGTCGCGCGATATTCGGAGCGAGCCGAGACGCGAGGAGCGCGCGATGCTTAG
- the ndhC gene encoding NADH-quinone oxidoreductase subunit A — MRIDFADYALIYAFVVIDLLFAAAMLVMAWLVRPSLPDPVKNATYECGMDAVGTTEVKTNVRFYLFALIFVIFEVEVLFVFPWAVLVNRLGPLALLEMFVFLGVLFLGLVYAWRKGALAWEI, encoded by the coding sequence GTGAGGATCGACTTCGCCGACTACGCCCTCATCTACGCCTTCGTCGTCATCGACCTCCTCTTCGCGGCCGCCATGCTCGTCATGGCCTGGCTCGTGCGCCCCTCGCTGCCCGACCCGGTCAAGAACGCGACCTACGAGTGCGGCATGGACGCGGTCGGGACCACCGAGGTCAAGACCAACGTCCGCTTCTACCTCTTCGCGCTGATCTTCGTCATCTTCGAGGTCGAAGTCCTCTTCGTCTTCCCGTGGGCGGTCCTCGTCAACCGCCTCGGACCGCTGGCCCTGCTGGAGATGTTCGTGTTCCTCGGGGTGCTGTTCCTGGGGCTCGTCTACGCCTGGCGCAAAGGCGCCCTGGCCTGGGAGATATAG
- a CDS encoding NADH-quinone oxidoreductase subunit I codes for MIDYFLEIWTAALNIAKGLQVTWRYLWKPAVTVQYPFEKLAPYAGFRGTLLFDAATCIACALCAKACPSECITLESRKNEQGKRVAKVDWYAVDFGKCNFCRLCEEACPTKPKSVWHSLDYEVAFHGREDMTRCWQEGTPFVGSVYDRKTKKFKKPKSHLQVQSTPARRSA; via the coding sequence ATGATCGACTACTTCCTCGAGATCTGGACGGCGGCGCTGAACATCGCGAAGGGCCTGCAGGTGACCTGGCGCTACCTCTGGAAGCCCGCGGTCACGGTCCAGTACCCCTTCGAGAAGCTCGCGCCCTACGCGGGCTTCCGCGGCACGCTGCTCTTCGACGCCGCCACCTGCATCGCCTGCGCGCTCTGCGCGAAGGCCTGTCCCTCCGAATGCATCACCCTCGAGAGCCGGAAGAACGAGCAGGGCAAGCGCGTCGCGAAAGTCGACTGGTACGCCGTCGACTTCGGCAAGTGCAACTTCTGCCGCCTCTGCGAGGAGGCCTGCCCGACGAAGCCGAAGTCCGTCTGGCACTCCCTCGACTACGAGGTCGCCTTCCACGGCCGCGAGGACATGACGCGCTGCTGGCAGGAGGGGACCCCGTTCGTCGGCTCCGTCTACGACCGCAAGACGAAGAAGTTCAAGAAGCCCAAGTCTCATCTGCAGGTCCAGTCGACCCCCGCGAGGCGCAGCGCATGA
- a CDS encoding NADH-quinone oxidoreductase subunit D encodes MTSPAPTHSELKTDQLFVNLGPQHPSTHGVLRVGLTLEGEVIVRAEPEVGYLHRGTEKLCETRTYPQCIVLSDRWDYCSAMTNNLAVCLASERLLGVRAPERADALRVVMCELQRIASHLIMFGTYGIDIGAFTPFLHAFREREMVLDLFEAASGARLTYNYIRIGGVMKDVGPDWVERTRTFLEYFKPRLDEYDALLSYNPIFVDRTRGVGVIPAAQAVDWGLSGPNLRASGVAYDVRRFEPHCGYEKYPFEVVTGSNGDCWDRYHCRVREMRESARIVAAALDTLPAGETMAKGVPKILRPAAGEAYAHVEGARGDLGIYMVSDGSTTPYRVHVRAPSFINLAIIQDLFVGQRVADVIAMLGSFDIVLGEVDR; translated from the coding sequence ATGACCTCTCCCGCGCCGACCCATTCCGAGCTCAAGACCGACCAGCTCTTCGTCAACCTCGGCCCCCAGCACCCGAGCACCCATGGGGTGCTCCGCGTCGGCCTCACCCTGGAGGGGGAGGTCATCGTGCGGGCCGAGCCCGAGGTGGGCTACCTCCACCGCGGGACCGAGAAGCTCTGCGAGACCCGCACCTACCCGCAGTGCATCGTCCTCAGCGACCGCTGGGACTACTGCTCGGCGATGACGAACAACCTCGCGGTCTGTCTGGCCTCCGAGCGCCTCCTCGGGGTCCGCGCGCCCGAGCGCGCCGACGCCCTGCGCGTGGTCATGTGCGAGCTCCAGCGCATCGCGAGCCACCTCATCATGTTCGGGACCTACGGCATCGACATCGGCGCCTTCACCCCCTTCCTCCACGCCTTCCGCGAGCGGGAGATGGTCCTGGACCTCTTCGAGGCGGCCTCCGGCGCGCGCCTCACCTACAACTACATCCGCATCGGCGGCGTCATGAAGGACGTCGGACCGGACTGGGTCGAGAGGACCCGGACCTTCCTGGAGTACTTCAAGCCCCGCCTCGACGAGTACGACGCCCTGCTCTCCTACAACCCCATCTTCGTCGACCGCACACGCGGCGTCGGCGTCATCCCCGCCGCCCAGGCCGTCGACTGGGGCCTCTCCGGCCCGAACCTTCGCGCCTCCGGAGTGGCCTACGACGTCCGCCGCTTCGAGCCGCACTGCGGCTACGAGAAGTACCCCTTCGAGGTCGTGACCGGGAGCAACGGAGACTGCTGGGACCGCTACCACTGCCGCGTGCGCGAGATGCGCGAGTCGGCCCGCATCGTCGCCGCGGCCCTCGACACCCTGCCCGCAGGCGAGACGATGGCCAAGGGCGTGCCGAAGATCCTGCGCCCGGCGGCCGGCGAGGCCTACGCCCACGTCGAGGGCGCCCGCGGAGACCTCGGGATCTACATGGTCTCCGACGGGAGCACGACGCCCTACCGCGTCCACGTCCGCGCCCCGTCCTTCATCAACCTCGCCATCATCCAGGACCTCTTCGTGGGCCAGCGCGTCGCCGACGTCATCGCGATGCTCGGCTCCTTCGACATCGTCCTCGGGGAGGTCGACCGGTGA
- a CDS encoding NADH-quinone oxidoreductase subunit C, with amino-acid sequence MTREEIQAKVAARFPKTDRDSAEVKDYLTLRLPDAASLPAVVDYFKDELGFSYLDMATAVDWKGPVDPAGFIREPNPNPFVPQAPAAPAAAKPLPGTPYRDAFCLVYALSHLEARVKVFLKLDVPRSDARVPSLTRRYRSAEWQEREVFDLFGVQFEGHPDLRKILTASFLQGHPLRKDYAHVPDRFDK; translated from the coding sequence ATGACCCGCGAAGAGATCCAGGCCAAGGTCGCCGCCCGCTTCCCCAAGACCGACCGGGACTCCGCGGAGGTGAAGGACTACCTCACCCTCCGCCTCCCCGACGCCGCCTCGCTGCCCGCCGTCGTCGACTATTTCAAGGACGAGCTCGGCTTCTCCTACCTCGACATGGCCACCGCCGTCGACTGGAAGGGACCGGTCGACCCCGCCGGCTTCATCCGCGAGCCGAACCCGAACCCCTTCGTGCCGCAGGCGCCCGCGGCCCCGGCGGCGGCAAAACCGCTGCCCGGCACCCCCTATCGCGACGCCTTCTGCCTCGTCTACGCGCTCAGCCACCTCGAGGCGCGCGTGAAGGTCTTCCTCAAGCTCGACGTCCCCCGCTCCGACGCGCGGGTCCCGAGCCTGACGCGCCGCTACCGCTCCGCCGAGTGGCAGGAACGCGAGGTCTTCGACCTCTTCGGCGTGCAGTTCGAGGGACATCCCGACCTGCGCAAGATCCTCACCGCCTCGTTCCTGCAGGGTCATCCCCTGCGCAAGGACTACGCGCACGTCCCGGACCGCTTCGACAAATGA